The stretch of DNA ggagtctcgctctctcgcccaggctggagtgcagtggtgggatctcggctcactgcagcctctgcttacCAGATTcccgtgattctcctgcctcagcctcccgggtagctgggactacaggcacgcaccaccatgcccggctaatttttgtatttatagtacagacaggttttcaccatgttgtgcgggctggtctcaaactcttgacctcaggtgatccacctgcctcagactcccaaagtgctaggattacaggcatgagccaccgtgcccagcccaaaatgaaccactttaaagtgtacaattcagggTGCCAGTGCGATCATAACCACCACGTAATTCCAGACCCCACTTTATTACCCCCAAGGCAACCTTGTGCCCACGTGCAGCCTCTTCCCTGCCCTCCGCTGTCCTGGGGCAGTGCATCAGGGAGCATGGCTGTGTCCAGTTCAGAGGGACCTCGAGCCTCTGTGCCAGAAGCGGGAAGGGCCAGATCCAAATGAGGGGGTCCCAGAGCAGCCAGGACCcctaatttttctcttaaattttgttCTCATTTAGTGCTTTATAGCACTCCCTTCAAATTTCACGTTTAAAATGctagtctgggtgcggtggctcatgtctgtaatcccagctgaggaggcttggcaggagcatcacttgtgtccaggagtttgagaccagcctgggcaacacagtgagaccccatctctacagagaatcaaaacttagccaggtgaggtggcacatgcctgtggtcccagacactcaggaggctgaggtaggagaattgctgtcCTCCCACCCCTGGAAGCCTCTagtttgctttctgtctctgcgGCTGGCCCTATTCTGGAGACTCTGTATAAACGGTGCCCCACAGGCTTGTCCTCaggtgtctggctctgtcactggcATAACGGCCTTGAGGTTCTCCACGCCGCAGCCTGCGTCAGGACAGAGGCTGGTTCTCCCGCACACAGAGATCATGTTTGGTGCATCCGTCCATCCACGAGGAACACTCGGGCGTGTCCACCTTCGGCTGCCATGAACCTTCCTGGAGAGGCATTTGTTTGAACTCCTGTTTTGAACCCTCTTGGCCATATCCCCAGGAGAGAACGCTGACTCCTCCAGTACTTCCAGGcttagcttttcttttcctttttttttgaggagtttcactctggagtacagtggtacgatctcggctcactgcaacctccgcctcccgggttcaagcgattctcctgcctccgcctcccgagtagctgggatgacaggtgtgccccaccacacctggctaattttgtatttttagtagagatggggtttctccatgttggccaggctggtcttgaactcctcacctcaagtcatccgcctgcctcagcctctcaaagtgctgggattacaggtgtgacctccGCGGCCAGCCCACGCTTAGCTCTTCGAGGAACTGCTGTGTCATGCCCTTGGCAGCCGCACCCTTCTGCCTTTCCACTGTGAGGCAGAGACAAATGCCTCCGGGCTCTGTGTCAATGCCTTTGCCCCTCAGAGAGCCCCTCGCAGGCAAACAAGCAGCAGCATCCCCCCAGGAGCTGGTTCCGAATGTCCGGTGTGTCCCCATGCACACCTGGAGAGATCACCTGGGCAATACTCAACCCTGAACCTCTGAAGCTTTTACACTGTCCTGAGGCCCAGTGCCTGCCCAGAGCTCCAGGTCCAATGGGTCTGGGCACGGGGCTTTCACAGGCTGCCCAGATGACTCCACTGTGTGACCGGGCTTGAGACGATGGCCCTGGGAGAATCTTCTGCTACCCCTCAGGCTGCTCTGGGGGGCGTATACGACCTGGAAGGCACTTATCAGAGGCTGCTTTGGGGGCAGCCCCATCCTGCTGCATGCAGCTCACACTCTGAACGTGAGTCACAGGGCTGAAGCCCCAGTTTCAAGAAGGAGAACGTCGGGCTCTGCAGAGGGTCCTGGCGGTCAGGGTGGACTTCCAGGGTGTGCACCTGGGCAGGCTTCCGGGGTTGAGCGCAGAAAGACCGGCAGCTGGTGTGATGCCTGCGGTCACTGTCTGGAATTCTCAAAGCTTCTGAAACAAGGAGCCCTgcactctttttttctgagatggagtcttgctctgtcatccaggctggagtgcaatggcgcgacctcagctcactgcaacctccgcctcccgggttcaagcacttctctccctcagcctcctaagttgctggggtgacaggcacccactaccatgtccagctaatttttgtatttttagtagagatggggtttcatcacgttgaccaggctggtcttgaacttctgacctcgtgatccacccgctttggtcaccacacctggccaagcccTGCATTCCTGCTTTGCACTGGGCCGCATGGTGCGTTTTGCTGGCAGCCCCTTTCCTGCAGCCAGCAGGGCCCCAGGTCCCCTCCTCGAtcatctcctgcctcctccttctgCCTCTTATCCTGACACAGGAGACGGAGACACAAATGGGGCGGGCCTGTGACCTCCCCGAAGATGTCCCCGCCTGCACGCCTTCCGCAGGGAGGAGCTGAGCCAGCAGCCGTGCCAGTGGGATTTCCGGGTCTGGGAGCTTCAGTCTTCTCAAGAGGCAGGGAGCTGGGGCGGGGGCTGCACAGGGGTGGGCTTCCGTCCCGGGCTGCTGCCGAGTCCCGTGGCTTCTGAAGTGTTACCATCCTCAGAGTTCAGCCCTCAGCTGTAAAGCAGGTTCAGTGAAAACTCAGGCAAAGGAAACTGAGCCACGTGCGCGGGCCCGGCGCCATTCCTGTTCCCGGACACCGCGGTGGTCCTCGCTGCGTGACGTgtgcctctctcctcctctcccgtTCACCACCTTTCGGTGTCCTGCTGTGTCCGTCGAAGGGACtgtccttctcctgcctcagagggtCTCCCAAGCCAGCCCTGGCCCCACTGTCTTGGGCGCGGGCGCACGCAGACCCTGGGAGCTTACCTGTCTGGCTGCCCACAGTCAGGTTCTGCTGCAGAAGCGCGTTCTCGATGCAGCAGCCGATGTTCACGCTGGGCGTCGCCGCGATCCTCAGCACGCTGACCACGTTGTACAAGCCCTGCGCGTTCAGCACGATGGTGTCATTCTGCAGAGCCTGGTCCAGCAGGCTGTTGTCCGTCTTGTTGATCCAGTACACCCTGGGCCTCGGGTAGCCGTTCACAGACATACACGTGAAAGTGAGCTCATCCTGGGAGGGGCTGTGGGGCGCGCTGACGACCGGCATGCTGAAGTTTGCTGCGGGGGAGGGAAACAGGTGGTGAGAGATGCCAGGCCCTGCCAGTCAAGAAACAGGGCACACAGTGCCAAGGCCGGGTCATTGGGGAGGCAGCCCACTGTGGCCCGACATGGCCAGGACCGAGGCTGTGGTCTGGGGAGCCAGCTCGTCCCTGTCCTGCCTGGGAGTCATGCCCCAAGGCAGTCCCAGTGGCCAGGGACCGCTGAGCCTGGTGGGCATGACTGGCACCCACAGACCCCCATTCCATGGCGGGCGGCTGTTCCCGGACCCCCTTATCTGGATCTGGTTCATCTCGCTGCTGACACAGGGGCTCGCAGTCCATCTGAAATGGACACGGCTGTTCTCCCTGATGAAACGCCCAGAGCTCCTTGGTTGCCTCTAATTTTTCTCCTAAATTTTGTTCTCATTTAGTGCACTCCTTTCACGTTTCACTTTTAAAACTCTcgtttgggcacagtggctcatgcctataatcccagcactttgggagggtgaggaaggaggatcacttgtgtccaggagtttgagaccagcctgggcaacatagtgagaccccatttctacaaataatCGAAAACTAGCCGGgcgaggtggcaggtgcctatagtcccagatactccggaggctgaggcaggagaactgcttgagctcaggaggtcgaggctgcagcgtGATCCCTGCtgttgcgctccagcctggccaacagtgagaCCCCGTCGCAAAAAATGAGCTAACTCAAAAAGGCAAAGACAGCAAGGCTAGGAGCTCTTCTGGGAAACCGAGCAGCCACAGGTCATGCATTAGGGATTTTTCAGCTTTTAGTCTCCCTTGAAGTTAGACAGAGGCCTGATAACACAGCTGAGAATTTTCTTCACTGGAAGAAACAGTGAATGAGCCGGGGAGGGGGTTTCTGTTTCATGACAGGAGGCCGGGCTGACCCAGCTCTCTCTGCCTCGACGGTCCTACCTGCCACATGCAGTGTGACCACAACTTCCAAGACTGTCTGGAATCCCAGGGATTTACTCAGCACCACGCAGCGAAACTTCTGCTCGTCGTCAGGGGTGACATTGAACAAGCGCAGGGAGAAGTCGCCGTGCAGCATCCCGGATGGCGACATCGCCGCCCGGTTCCTGTAGCGGCTGGCCACGGAGGAGGAGCTGTTCTGCGGGACGTGGTAAGCCACCACCGTGTCACTGATTTGCCAGTACACGTAAATGTCATTTAGATCAAAACGGCTTCCTTCGGGGGAAGCGCAGCTGAGCTCCACGTCGCTGCCTACCATCGCTCTGACTTCTTTCTCCTGAGTTTCTGCAATGACCAAAAGGTGCAAAATCTGTTTTCTGAGGCCGATGCCCAGGCCATGAAGCTGCTGTCTGGGGCACGCTTTGGGTTTCGAGCCTCCAATGCCAGCTGTGGCTCAGAATTCATTAACAAGGCACATGCAGGAATGCAGTGAAACTTGAAAGGCATGGGTATTTCACGGTGAGGTCCAACGTCAACACACCCCCATTAAGTGAGGGGCTGGGCTGCCCGGCAGGAGCAGCTGGATGGGCTCAGCACTGTTACTCAGCACTGTTTTCACTACTTTTGGGGAGTCTATAATTAATGCAGattaaaacattctttaaaaatcaggCATTTAAGGGAAAACAATTTCTCAAGCATTACCTTATAATGCTGCTCCCTTCCATCAGGAAAGGTGTCATAAATGTAACAGGCACAGGGTGGCTTTACCGTTTACACAACCACGTAAACGCCTGTGGGAAAATCTGTGTGTGTCACCTGCCTCCAAAGCACTCTAGGCTGGAAGGCTTGGCAAGGCTTTGGGTCTGTGCTGCGGTGTCTTGCCCCTATTCCTGGCTCTTCTAGAGGCTGGTGGCTGTTAGGGCTCAGCAGGGCTGCTGCCCGGGACAGGGAGACCAGGGGACCCAGGAAGCCCTGGCTAGAGGAACTGCATTCTGCCCGCAAGAAACACGAAATCAAACAAGAACTCCAGAGTTTGCAGAAGGGTTTCCCTTTAAGGAAATGTTTCCATCCTGTGCAGCAACCTAGGTTAGGTACCAACTTTCTCCAAAGGGCCACTTGAGAAGCAAAAAGGAGGCTGGTGAGGCTGCTCCTGGCACCCTGCAGCTGGCAGTCCACATAGCCAGATAGCCCATCTCAGAGCTGGGTGCTCACACTGGTGGCAAAGCACCCCCTGAACTTACCGGCTCGAAGGCTGCTGAGGAGCAGGAAGAGTAGTCCAggactggaaaaaacaaccagaaACGCAGGTGAGGTGGGGCCGCAGGTGAGTTACCTGAATCTTCCAAACAGGAGCAGGCTGGTAGTTCCGTCCATCACAGAAATGTGAAGACAGGAGCCTGCCTGCCTCTCCTCTCCATGGGAATTTGGGGTCTGCAGCCAGGACCACCACCCCCTTGC from Callithrix jacchus isolate 240 chromosome 21, calJac240_pri, whole genome shotgun sequence encodes:
- the ICOSLG gene encoding ICOS ligand isoform X2, producing MRLSSPGLLFLLLSSLRAETQEKEVRAMVGSDVELSCASPEGSRFDLNDIYVYWQISDTVVAYHVPQNSSSSVASRYRNRAAMSPSGMLHGDFSLRLFNVTPDDEQKFRCVVLSKSLGFQTVLEVVVTLHVAANFSMPVVSAPHSPSQDELTFTCMSVNGYPRPRVYWINKTDNSLLDQALQNDTIVLNAQGLYNVVSVLRIAATPSVNIGCCIENALLQQNLTVGSQTENHIGGRDNITKDTDSTPEAKNVAVWSALAVPCLLVALAMWVYRCRRPCRGYAGHVCPSSPPRSVIRTKGKCPQVSGLATVTGSHPQEGPGDGLLSTRSRQDSAPGSSQHPDPLGTRAFP
- the ICOSLG gene encoding ICOS ligand isoform X3, whose translation is MVGSDVELSCASPEGSRFDLNDIYVYWQISDTVVAYHVPQNSSSSVASRYRNRAAMSPSGMLHGDFSLRLFNVTPDDEQKFRCVVLSKSLGFQTVLEVVVTLHVAANFSMPVVSAPHSPSQDELTFTCMSVNGYPRPRVYWINKTDNSLLDQALQNDTIVLNAQGLYNVVSVLRIAATPSVNIGCCIENALLQQNLTVGSQTENHIGGRDNITKDTDSTPEAKNVAVWSALAVPCLLVALAMWVYRCRRPCRGYAGVWAARPEPELTGHVCPSSPPRSVIRTKGKCPQVSGLATVTGSHPQEGPGDGLLSTRSRQDSAPGSSQHPDPLGTRAFP
- the ICOSLG gene encoding ICOS ligand isoform X1 — encoded protein: MRLSSPGLLFLLLSSLRAETQEKEVRAMVGSDVELSCASPEGSRFDLNDIYVYWQISDTVVAYHVPQNSSSSVASRYRNRAAMSPSGMLHGDFSLRLFNVTPDDEQKFRCVVLSKSLGFQTVLEVVVTLHVAANFSMPVVSAPHSPSQDELTFTCMSVNGYPRPRVYWINKTDNSLLDQALQNDTIVLNAQGLYNVVSVLRIAATPSVNIGCCIENALLQQNLTVGSQTENHIGGRDNITKDTDSTPEAKNVAVWSALAVPCLLVALAMWVYRCRRPCRGYAGVWAARPEPELTGHVCPSSPPRSVIRTKGKCPQVSGLATVTGSHPQEGPGDGLLSTRSRQDSAPGSSQHPDPLGTRAFP